From a single Vicia villosa cultivar HV-30 ecotype Madison, WI unplaced genomic scaffold, Vvil1.0 ctg.003613F_1_1, whole genome shotgun sequence genomic region:
- the LOC131641282 gene encoding uncharacterized protein LOC131641282, producing the protein MGSSRGRGRPPKKVTQSTGTKHGEGSTTPVSTTPVNAVMPEEQGTVITESILDKKGTDSDGKGGNKAEPRVDEQTKPIGDQSKLWVDVISGNRQTTNGKQLQFVAPKIKEGIVEVEIEEKDVEAEIRFWENSLIMYVIGTNLSMNAMKNYMSRMWNFVALPDMYYNDEGYFILKFKNGDDRDEVLMKGPYTFQNKPMILLEWRHDFTMAKDMLRSIPIWIKLLGLPLPMWGAQSLGKIGSVVGIPLFTDECTAGKLRVSYARILVEVDVMQQLCEEISIRDHEGRIRKQKAKTTKVGEVNEASNSVNGDKGVEKEDRIQEEQEIMDKGTWTEGHTLGGDMIVSCNVRGLNKGIRNREISSRLSKLSPEIAILVETRVKQDKAMNIRKKLGGQWNYLDNYNKHANGRVWIMWDKNKVDIKSIYSSEQMIHCGVYDKNDNFQHWLTAIYADNKLDRRRSLWKDIEKINSTQQGPWCLMGDYNNVLHTDDRIGGKEIHEGEFCDLANMMIKCGLADLDKIGDKYTWSNKHVSGTIYSCIDRALANKEWFNQRLHWDLHVLEPNISNHAMLCLRNRDQDSKHKRLFKFLNKVTDVPEYREHVERNWNKKGRNDSQVKLWDKLLRLQPIIKNLSKPFRGINMQIEKARRDLEDTQKCIVQDRGNKELTKEEKKRTDSLMELLAIE; encoded by the exons atgggAAGCTCTCGTGGAAGGGGTAGACCGCCGAAGAAGGTGACTCAATCGACGGGAACGAAGCATGGAGAAGGCTCAACTACGCCGGTATCAACCACGCCGGTGAATGCAGTAATGCCGGAGGAACAAGGGACGGTGATTACTGAATCGATTCTTGATAAGAAAGGGACGGATAGTGATGGAAAAGGTGGAAACAAAGCTGAACCTAGGGTGGATGAACAGACGAAGCCTATTGGGGATCAGAGCAAGCTTTGGGTTGATGTTATCAGTGGTAATAGGCAAACAACAAATGGAAAGCAACTTCAATTTGTTGCTCCAAAGATCAAGGAGGGGATTGTTGAAGttgaaattgaagaaaaagatGTGGAAGCGGAAATTAGGTTTTGGGAGAACTCGTTGATCATGTATGTGATTGGAACCAATTTGAGTATGAATGCGATGAAGAATTACATGAGTCGTATGTGGAACTTTGTTGCGCTGCCTGACATGTACTACAATGATGAAGGCTACTTCATACTCAAATTCAAGAATGGTGATGATAGAGATGAAGTTCTGATGAAAGGTCCATACACTTTTCAGAACAAACCTATGATTCTTTTGGAATGGAGGCATGATTTTACTATGGCAAAGGATATGCTCAGATCGATCCCAATTTGGATTAAACTACTAGGTCTTCCGCTACCTATGTGGGGTGCTCAAAGTTTAGGGAAGATTGGAAGTGTTGTGGGAATACCCTTGTTCACGGACGAGTGCACAGCAGGGAAACTTCGTGTGAGCTATGCTAGGATTCTGGTGGAAGTGGATGTCATGCAGCAATTGTGTGAAGAAATTTCCATCAGAGATCATGAAGGGAGAATAAGAAAACAGAAG GCTAAGACAACAAAGGTTGGTGAGGTGAATGAAGCTAGTAACTCTGTGAATGGTGATAAGGGAGTAGAGAAGGAAGATAGAATTCAGGAAGAACAAGAGATAATGGACAAAGGTACATGGACAGAG GGACATACCCTTGGGGGTGACATGATTGTGTCCTGTAACGTTAGGGGGCTGAATAAAGGGATCAGAAATCGAGAGATTAGCTCCCGTCTCTCTAAACTGAGTCCTGAGATTGCTATTCTAGTAGAAACAAGAGTCAAGCAAGACAAAGCTATGAACATTAGGAAGAAGTTAGGAGGCCAGTGGAATTATCTTGATAACTACAATAAGCATGCTAATGGTAGGGTGTGGATTATGTGGGATAAAAATAAAGTTGACATCAAGAGTATCTATAGTTCTGAGCAGATGATACACTGTGGAGTGTATGACAAAAATGATAACTTCCAACACTGGCTTACTGCCATTTATGCTGATAATAAACTGGACAGAAGAAGGAGTTTATGGAAGGATATAGAGAAGATTAATAGCACTCAACAGGGACCTTGGTGCCTCATGGGTGACTATAATAATGTTCTCCATACTGATGATAGAATTGGGGGGAAAGAGATCCATGAAGGAGAGTTTTGTGACTTGGCTAATATGATGATTAAGTGTGGTTTAGCTGATCTGGATAAGATAGGAGATAAGTACACCTGGAGTAACAAGCATGTTAGTGGCACCATTTACTCTTGCATTGACAGGGCCTTAGCCAATAAGGAGTGGTTCAATCAAAGGTTGCATTGGGATTTGCATGTGCTGGAGCCCAATATTTCTAACCATGCTATGTTATGTCTCAGAAACAGGGATCAGGATAGCAAGCATAAGAGGCTTTTTAAGTTTCTTAACAAGGTGACTGATGTGCCTGAATACAGAGAACATGTGGAGAGGAATTGGAATAAGAAAGGTAGGAATGATTCACAAGTCAAGCTATGGGATAAATTGTTAAGACTGCAGCCTATAATAAAGAATTTAAGCAAGCCTTTCAGAGGTATCAACATGCAGATTGAGAAAGCCAGGAGGGATCTGGAAGATACTCAGAAATGCATTGTACAAGACAGAGGGAATAAAGAGCTGACTAAGGAGGAGAAGAAAAGAACTGATAGCCTGATGGAGCTGCTAGCCATTGAATAG